Within Conexibacter woesei DSM 14684, the genomic segment TCTCCTCCCAGAAGCCGGGCTCGTCGTGGTCCATCACGCGGATGCCGGCGACCCACTTGGCGCTCTTCCAGAAGTAGAGGTGCGGGACGAGGAGGCGCGCGGGGCCGCCGTGCTCGCGCGGCAGCGGCTCGCCCTCGTACTCGGTGGCGACCCACGCCTTGCCGTCGGTCAGATCCTCCAGCGGCAGGTTCGTCGTGTAGCCGCCGAACGAGTGCGCCATCGCGTAGCCGCCGAGAGGCTCGACGCCGTCCAGCAGCGTGTCGAGCGAGACGCCGCGGAAACGACTGTCGAGCTTGGACCACTTCGTCACGCAGTGGATGTCGGTCGTGACGTCCTCGAACGGGAGCGCGTGGAACTCGTCCCAGCTCCACGCGCGCGGCTCGCCGCCGACGACGCCGTCGATCTTGAAGCTCCACTGCCCGTGCTCGACCTGCTCGGTCGGTCCGGCGGTGAGGACCGGGAAGCCGCGTTCGAGGTACTGCCCGGGCGGGATGCGGTCGGCGAGCTCGTCCGGCTGGCGCCGTCTGCCGCCGAACCCGCGCGAGAAGAAGTCGCTCATGGGTTCACGATATCCCGCCCACCAAGCGCTCACTCTCGCTCCACAGACGGGCGGCGAGCTCGGGGTCGCGCGCGAGCGGGGACGGCTCGCCGTCGCGCGTCAGCTCGACGTAGCGGCCGTTCGGCGGGGCGGCGTAGGCGGGGTCGGCGACCAT encodes:
- a CDS encoding sulfite oxidase-like oxidoreductase is translated as MSDFFSRGFGGRRRQPDELADRIPPGQYLERGFPVLTAGPTEQVEHGQWSFKIDGVVGGEPRAWSWDEFHALPFEDVTTDIHCVTKWSKLDSRFRGVSLDTLLDGVEPLGGYAMAHSFGGYTTNLPLEDLTDGKAWVATEYEGEPLPREHGGPARLLVPHLYFWKSAKWVAGIRVMDHDEPGFWEENGYHRRGDPWREERYWND